The Kluyvera intermedia genome includes the window AGCTTAACGGGCAGTCCAAAGGCGCATATTGTGTCATGTCAGACCAGAGAGTGAAAGCCGCTGTGGTGCTATTAAGCATAGTGTTTAAAAAATAAAATGTGAGGAATTTCAGTTGATTCTGATTGAAACTGTGACTATCGCCCCTCATTAAAGCGCGTATACTGGTAATAGTTTCTTTACATAAACTTAGCATTCAAAACATTTTTACATTTTGTATGATAATTTGAATTATGCTAGTTTGACTCTAAAATCACTGGAGTAAAGCTTATGAAAATCGCCGTCTACAGCACCAAGCAGTACGACAAAAAGTATCTGCAAAGTGTGAATCAGGCATATGGCTTTGAACTTGAGTTTTTCGATTTTCTGCTGACGGAAAAAACCGCCAAAACCGCACATGGTTGTGAAGCGGTCTGTATTTTCGTCAACGACGACGGTAGCCGTCCGGTCCTTGAAGAGTTGAAAAATAACGGCGTGAAGTACATCGCGCTGCGCTGTGCGGGCTTTAACAACGTTGACCTTGACGCGGCAAAAGAGCTCGGCCTGCGCGTAGTACGCGTTCCGGCCTATTCTCCGGAAGCGGTCGCAGAACATGCCATTGGTATGATGATGACCCTGAACCGCCGAATTCATCGTGCTTATCAGCGCACCCGTGACGCCAACTTCTCGCTTGAAGGGCTGACCGGCTTTACCATGTACGGTAAAACGGCTGGCGTGATTGGTACCGGCAAAATCGGTATTGCCGCGCTGCGGATTCTGAAAGGTTTTGGCATGCGTCTGTTAGCCTTTGACCCGTATCCAAGTGCCGCAGCGCTGGAGCTGGGCGTGGAGTACGTCGACCTGCCAACGCTGTTTGCCGAGTCTGATGTTATCTCTCTGCACTGCCCGCTCACCGCGGAGAACTACCATCTACTTAACACCAGTGCGTTTGAGAAGATGAAAAATGGTGTGATGATCGTCAACACCAGTCGCGGTGCGTTAATTGATTCTCAGGCCGCAATAGAAGCGTTGAAAACGCAGAAAATTGGCGCGCTGGGGATGGACGTGTATGAGAACGAGCGCGATTTGTTCTTTGAAGATAAGTCTAATGACGTGATTCAGGATGATGTGTTCCGCCGCCTTTCCGCCTGCCATAACGTGCTGTTTACCGGCCATCAGGCATTTTTGACCGCGGAAGCCTTAACCAGCATTTCTGAAACGACGCTGGAAAACCTGCGTCAGATTGACACGAATAGCGATTGTCCAAACGCCATCGCTTAATTAACCCGCTCCCTGGCACCCGCCGGGGAGCATTTTCAGATAACCCCCACAGACAGCATTCACAGTACAGTTACACTTCGACATTATTAATCCAAATATAAGAATTCCTGCACATGAAGAAAACCTTATTCCTCCTGGCAGCAGCCACGCTCATTTCCGGCTGCGTTTACAACAGCAAAGTGTTTACCGGCGGCGATCAGCTACAGCATCATCGCTTTGTCCTGGAAAGCGTTAACGGTCAACCGGTGAAAGGCAATGGCACACCGCTGGAACTCAGCTTTGGTGAAAAGCAGTTGCTGAACAAAATTTATATCTCCGGCACCATGTGTAATGGTTTTTCCGGTACTGCGACTCTCGCCAATGGTGAGCTGACCGCAACGGATCTGGCGATGACCCGCAAGCTGTGTACCTACGCCAAGCTCAACGAACTGGATAGAACGCTGACCACCATGTTACGTCAGGGCGCTCAGATTGATTTAACCGAATCACAGCTGACACTTGCCACCGCCGATCAGACGCTCAGCTACAAGCTTGCCGATCTGGTGCACTAACCGTTAGTAGCTTCCGCAGCTGCCGACCGCAAGAGATTGCTCGCTGCATCGCTTGCCATTAGGCAGCGCGCACATGCCGATGCTGGAGCCATCGAGCTGGCGTGCAGCAGAGAGCGTACCGCCAATCATGGCGCAATTCGCGTCGCCTGAACTCGACATTGCCGCTCTCATTCCCGGCGTAACGTGTGCCGCGGTGGCCTGCTGAACAGGTTCACTGCTGCACGCAGACAATAACAACGCCGCACACCCAACTAAAAACGCAGCTCGCATCTCTTCTCTCCCAATCGCAAAAATAAGAACAAACCTAAGCATCATAGGCATCACGGCGCGGTACGTCGAGAGACCAAACGCGCATTTATGCACTGTAGAAACATTTTCTGGCAATTTTGTTGGCCGAATTATCCATCACATTGATGTGAAGCCCGGTGAAGGACACAAAAGCAAAAATGATTCAGCGTGGGGTTTGCTAGACTTCAGTCATACCAGAAGAACAGATTCCCGGTTTGCGGCAATCCGTAAACCTCTATTTTTTGCGCAATGTAAGGTGTCAATCAATGATCACAATTGACGGTAATGGTGCGGTCGCCTCGGTTGCATTTCGCACCAGCGAAGTCATCGCCATTTATCCGATTACGCCAAGCTCTACCATGGCGGAACAGGCTGATGCCTGGTCGGGTAACGGGCTAAAAAACGTGTGGGGTGACGTGCCACGCGTCGTCGAGATGCAGTCAGAGGCCGGTGCCATTGCCACCGTGCATGGCGCATTGCAAACCGGCGCGCTATCGACCTCGTTCACCTCATCGCAGGGTCTGCTGCTGATGATCCCGACGCTGTACAAACTGGCCGGTGAGTTGACGCCATTTGTTCTGCACGTCGCCGCGCGTACGGTTGCCACCCACGCCCTCTCCATCTTTGGCGATCATTCCGACGTGATGGCGATTCGCCAGACCGGCTGCGCCATGTTGTGCGCCGGGAGCGTGCAGGAAGCACAGGACTTCGCGCTGATTTCCCATATTGCAACGCTCAAAAGCCGGGTGCCTTTTATTCATTTCTTCGATGGTTTCCGCACTTCGCACGAGATTAATAAAATCGTGCCGATGTCTGATGACACCATTCGTAGCCTGTTGCCGCACGATGAAATTGCCGCCCACCGCGCCCGGGCGCTAAATCCTGAACACCCGATTATTCGCGGTACTTCGGCGAACCCGGACACCTACTTCCAGTCTCGCGAAGCGACAAACCCATGGTACAACGCGGTCTACGACCATGTTGAGCAGGCCATGAATGATTTTGCCGATGCGACGGGCCGTCACTACAAACCGTTCGAATACTACGGTCATCCACAGGCTGAACGCGTTATCGTGATTATGGGTTCCGCCATCGGCACCTGCGAGGAAGTGGTCGATGAACTGCTAAGCCAGGGTGAAAAAGTCGGCGTGCTAAAAGTGCGTCTCTATCGTCCGTTTTCCGCCGAACATCTGCTGCAAGCGCTACCAGACAGCGTACGTAGCGTGGCGGTTCTCGACCGCACCAAGGAACCGGGCGCTTTGGCTGAACCGTTGTATCTTGATGTGATGACCGCGCTCGCCGAAGCCTTTAACCAGGGACTGCGGAAAACGCTGCCACGGGTCATTGGTGGCCGTTACGGCCTCTCGTCGAAAGAATTTGGCCCGGACTGCGTGCTGGCGATTTTCAATGAGCTATCGTCAGCGAAGCCAAAATCCCGCTTCACCGTCGGGATTTATGATGATGTGACTAACCTCTCCTTGCCGCTGCCGGAAAATACCTTACCGTCAACTGCGCGCCTGGAAGCGCTGTTCTACGGCTTGGGCAGCGATGGCAGCGTGTCAGCGACCAAGAACAACATCAAGATTATCGGTAATTCGACCCCATGGTTTGCGCAGGGTTACTTCGTTTATGACTCCAAAAAGGCCGGTGGCCTGACGGTATCGCACCTGCGCGTGAGCGATAACCCGATTCGATCCGCGTATCTGGTGGCACAGGCGGATTTCGTGGGCTGTCACCAGTTGCAGTTTATTGATAAATACCAGATGGCCGAGCGCTTGAAGCCCGGCGGTATTTTCTTGCTCAATACGCCTTACAGCGCCGATGAAGTGTGGGCACGCCTGCCACAAGAAGTTCAGGCGGTGCTGAACCAGAAAAAAGCGCGTTTTTATGTTATCAACGCCGCTAAAATTGCCCGCGAATGCGGCCTGGCGGCGCGTATCAACACCGTTATGCAGATGGCATTCTTCCATCTGACGCAGATTCTGCCGGGTGATAGCGCGCTGATGGAACTGCAAAACGCCATCGCCAAAAGCTACAGCAGCAAAGGGCAGGATCTGGTTGAGCGTAACTGGCAGGCCCTGGCGCTGGCTCGTGAATCACTGGCTGAGGTACCGTTGCAGCAGGTTAATGCCAGCAGCCCGAATCGTCCGCCCGTGGTCTCCGATGCGGCGCCAGACTTTGTCAAAACCGTCACGGCCGCGATGCTCGCAGGGCTTGGCGACGCTCTGCCGGTTTCCGCGTTGCCACCTGACGGGACCTGGCCGGTCGGCACCACCCGCTGGGAAAAACGCAATATCGCCGAAGAGATCCCTATCTGGAAGGAAGAGTTGTGTACCCAGTGTAACCACTGCGTCGCCGCCTGCCCTCACTCAGCTATTCGCGCGAAAGTTGTTTCACCAGAGGCCATGGAGAGCGCACCTGATTCCCTGCATTCGCTGGACGTGAAATCGCGCGATATGCGCGGTCAGAAATACGTGCTGCAGGTGGCTCCGGAAGACTGCACCGGCTGTAACCTATGCGTAGAGGTTTGCCCGGCGAAAGACCGTCAGAACCCGGAAATCAAGGCCATCAATATGATGTCGCGCCTCGACCACGTTGAAGAAGAAAAAGTGAACTACGACTTCTTCCTCGACCTACCGGAAATCGACCGCAGCAAACTTGAGCGCATTGATATTCGTACCTCGCAGCTTATCACCCCGCTGTTTGAATACTCCGGCGCCTGCTCCGGCTGCGGTGAAACGCCGTATATCAAACTGCTGACCCAGCTATACGGCGACCGTATGTTAATTGCTAACGCCACCGGCTGTTCATCTATTTACGGCGGTAACCTGCCTTCCACGCCGTACACCACCGACATCAACGGTCGTGGCCCGGCATGGGCCAACTCGCTGTTTGAAGATAACGCCGAGTTTGGTCTGGGCTTCCGTTTAACGGTCGATCAACACCGTCAGCGCGTGATGCGCTTGCTGGAGAGTTTCACCGATAACATTCCCGCTGAGCTTAACGACGCGCTGCATAGTGAGGCGACGCCGGAAGTCCGTCGTGAACAAGTTGCCGCACTTCGGACGGCGCTGGCTGGCGTTGAAGGTGCAGAAGAACTGTTGACCGATGCGGATGCGCTGGTCGATAAATCCATCTGGCTGATTGGCGGCGACGGCTGGGCATACGATATTGGCTTTGGTGGGCTGGATCACGTGATGAGCTTGACCGAGAACGTCAATATTCTGGTGCTTGATACCCAGTGCTACTCCAACACCGGCGGACAAGCTTCAAAAGCCACCCCGCTGGGTGCGGTCACCAAATTTGGCGAGCATGGCAAGCGCAAGGCGCGTAAAGACCTGGGCGTAAGCATGATGATGTACGGTCACGTTTATGTCGCCCAGATTTCACTGGGAGCGCAGCTTAATCAGACGGTGAAAGCCATTCAGGAAGCAGAGTCTTATCCGGGGCCGTCGCTGATTATCGCTTACAGTCCATGTGAAGAGCACGGTTACGATCTGGCGCTGAGCCACGATCAGATGCGTCAGTTAACCGCTACCGGTTTCTGGCCGCTGTTCCGCTTTGATCCTCGTCGTGCTGATGAAGGGAAAATCCCACTGGCGCTGGACTCCCGTCCACCATCAGATGCGCTTGCTGAGACACTGATGAACGAACAGCGCTTCCGTCGCCTGAACAGCCAGCAGCCTGAAGTGGCCGAGCAGCTGTGGAAGGACGCGGCAGTAGATCTGCAAAAACGCTACGATTTCTTAGCGCAGCTTGCAGGTAAGGCGGAGAAAGCGACGCCGCAGGAGTAACCCGTTAAAGTTATTTATTAAGCATAAAAAAAGCCCGAATATTTATTCGGGCTTGTCATTTTATAAATGACGAATGAAATAAATGACACACGACAACATGAATTCAATGTGTGACAAAAAGGCATATAACTGCCGTAGAGTACGTCAGCCGTTTTTAATTGTATAATTTTTATTTTGTATATTTCGTTGGTGATATATTCATGAAATCCATCATGATTTCAATAGAATTATCTACTTGAGATTTTACTTATATCGTAACAAATGTTATTTACCATCTGTCATAACTCTCCTTTAGCATTAACTCACTTCCTTCATGTGGAAGTGCGCGAATATAAAAATTCTAAAGGAATGATTTCAATGAACAGAAAAGTACTGGCCCTCGTAATTCCTGCTCTGCTCGCAGCAGGCGCAGCTCATGCCGCAGAAATTTATAATAAAGACGGCAACAAATTAGATCTCTACGGCAAGGTAGATGGTCTGCATTATTTCTCCAGCGATTCCAACAGTGATGGTGATCAAAGCTATGTCCGCTTTGGTTTCAAAGGTGAGACTCAAATTAACGATATGCTGACTGGTTATGGTCAGTGGGAATATAACGTTCAAGCTAATGATACCGAAAACACAGATGCAAGTACTGCCTGGACTCGTCTGGGCTTTGCAGGTATCAAAGTTGGTGATTACGGTTCATTCGATTACGGTCGTAACTATGGCGTACTATACGACGTAGAAGGCTGGACTGACATGTTGCCAGAATTCGGTGGTGACTCCTATACCAAAGCTGACAACTACATGACCGGTCGTGCTAATGGTGTTGCAACCTACCGTAACAATGATTTCTTCGGGCTTGTGGATGGTCTGAACTTTGCTCTGCAGTATCAGGGTAAGAATGAAAACCCAGGCAGCGGTGAAGGTACTAACAATGGCGACCGTAGCGTACGTAACGCGAATGGTGATGGTTTCGGCATCTCTACTTCATACGATTTAGGTATGGGCGTAAGCTTTGCTGCAGCGTATGCATCTTCTGATCGTACTAATGATCAGATCAATGCTTACGACATTAACCGCCAAAATGCTAATGGCGACAAAGCTGACGCATGGACAACAGGCCTGAAGTACGATGCTAATAACGTCTATCTGGCCGCTATGTATGCTGAAACTCGTAATATGACCCCATATGGTAGCTCTACCAGCCTCAATGGTGGCGGTATTGCAAACAAGACGCAGAACTTTGAAGTTACTGCTCAGTACCAATTTGATTTTGGCCTGCGTCCAGCCATTTCTTATCTGCAGTCTAAAGGTAAAGACTTGGATCTGGTTAATGGCGGAACCACTGATAAAGATCTGGTTAAATACTTAGATCTGGGCGCAACCTATTATTTCAACAAAAACATGTCCACCTACGTTGATTACAAAATCAACCTGCTGAACGATAACGATAACGGAAACTTCTACGCTGACAACGGTATCAACACTGATAACGTTGTTGCGATGGGTCTGGTTTACCAGTTCTAATCCGATAAAAAACCCGCTGGCGACGGCGGGTTTCTTTTTACTGCACAGCCCAAACATCACTGCACCACGCTTTCTCCGTGGATCTCGCCTTTAAACCCGGTTTTGGCAATCGCCGCCAGTAGCTGCTGATTATCAAAATTCTCCGGCACCACGACCTGCGCCTGACGTGTTTTTAAAGACGCTTTCGCCTTAATTACGCCATCGGTAGTCCGTAGAGCCTGGTTAATCGAAATCACGCATAGCGGGCAATTCATCTCGCCAACATCAATGGTTACCAGCTTATCGGCCGCCCAGCCAAACGGCGTTACCATCATTAATGCCAGAATTACGGCCTTTTTCATTCCATCCACTCCCAAATCCACGGCAGAACATACGGATAGGTAATTAATGCCACTACCAGCGGCACCGCCAACCAGTACAGCCACACCAGCACCCGACGGCTGACCACGTTTACGCACACCGGTTTAGCCGATAAATGTAGCCGCCAGAAACCGCGTGCCATCAGCCCTATAGCCACAATCACCATCGGGATCTGTAGCCAGGTCGCGCCGGGAATACCGACCAGCCCTGCCGCAGAGATGCCAAAAAGCAGATACAGTAGCGGCCCAATGCAACACAGGGTTGATGCGCCAGCGGCAATGACCGCCGCCAGCAACGTCAGTAATCCGCCCTTAATGCTGTTCGATGCTGACATAATCGTAGCTAAATGCAGCAGGATCGTAGAAATTCAGCGGATCGCCGTCGACTTCAGCGTATGGATAGCCGAGATTATTGATATCGCCCTGCTCAGCTGCCGGCGACAGCGCAAAGTCGCGACCGTGGTTAAAACCAACCCAGTTCATTTCCCAGTTACCGAACAGGTAATCGTTCACCGCCGTCACCGCCGGATCGCCGTTTTCTTTCTTCTCGGTCAGACGCATTTTCGTCACATCAGCCGGATCGGCTGGCATCCAGCCAAAACCGGCCAGCCAGAACATGGCGCGGCAGTGTTGACCACCACTGACTTTCGCCACGCCCTGCGCATCGGCGCTACCGAACGCTTTTTTGGAGTAGCTATCAAGCTTACGGCTGGCCCCTAAACGAATGCCGAACATTTCACGCGCCGGAATACCCACCGCGCGGCACAGCGCCACGAATACGGAGTTAATGTCGGTGCATTTACCGCCAAGTTTGCCGGTTTTGAGGATTTCGCCGACATCACCAGTACCGCAGCCAATCACCGCATCATCGCGATGCATATGGGTACTGACCCAATCATGAATCAAGCGAGCTTGTTTTAGCGGTGCTTTTTCACTCCCGATAATTTTCAGCGCGGTCTCTTTTACCAGGCCGTCAACGGGAATATGCGGGGTGGCATGCAGGAACGGTTTGATCTCATCTGGGATCACCACACCATCGACCGGCAGTTGCCAGTCGGCCAGGCGATTATCCTTCAGCACTTCCCAATCGCGGGTTTCGATTTCCATCTCAACCTTAATCTCGAGCGGGCCGCTGGATGCGGGCCAGGTGACAAACAGAACTTTTGCACCGTAGCGATTATTGGCGTTAAGCGCCGCAGTCTGGTAATTCCCGCTAAATGAAAGCGCCAACAGTTGCTGGAAGGCTGTCTCTTCCGGGATGGGGATCCACAAATTCACCTTGCCGGAAGAACCCTCTGGCGCTTTCAGGCTATAGGTTTGCGTCATCACAAAACGGCGGTATTTCCCCGAAGACGAAACCGCAGGCTGCGCTTTTGCTTCTGTTTTCGCAAAGACCGGGCTAACCAGACCAAGCGTAGAGAGTGCCGCAGCACCTTTTAGAAAGTGACGCCTTTCCATTGTGTATCCTTCATCACCAGAAAAAGCTGGCGCTTAACCCCGCACCTGCGGAGGTTGGGCGTTATTATGCGACCACGTATGCATCGGAACAATGAATATGAAGGGGTAAAATTAGCAAAATGCGGGCTTTAGGCTATCTCCACGATAAAGAGTGACAGGGTTACCCCTTTTTGCCACAAAACTTTCTGGCATTCGTCGCCGTAATCCGTACCATACACGCCACACATTCGCGGGTTGGCTCTTGTTGACCAGCGCGAGACAGGTCTTTATCGCAAATCAAATGGACGAAAGACGCTGTATTCGGCCTGAATTTTCCATTTCGATTTTTGAGTAACTATTAAATGCAACAAAATCAAGAAGCTAACAAAAAAGAACAATACAACCTGAATAAATTACAGAAGCGTCTGCGTCGCAACGTGGGCTCGGCCATTGCTGACTTCAATATGATTGAAGATGGCGATCGCATTATGGTTTGCCTGTCCGGTGGTAAAGATAGCTACACCATGCTTGAGATCCTGCGTAATTTGCAGCAGAGCGCGCCCATCAGTTTTAGTCTGGTCGCCGTTAACCTCGATCAGAAGCAACCAGGATTCCCTGAGCATATTCTGCCGGAGTATCTGGAAAAACTGGGTGTCGAGTACAAAATTGTCGAAGAAAACACTTACGGCATCGTGAAAGAGAAGATCCCGGAAGGCAAAACCACCTGCTCACTGTGCTCACGTCTGCGTCGTGGCATTCTTTACCGCACGGCGACGGAACTGGGCGCGACCAAAATTGCGCTTGGTCATCATCGCGATGACATTTTGCAGACCCTTTTCCTCAACATGTTCTACGGCGGCAAGATGAAAGGCATGCCACCGAAGCTGATGAGTGACGACGGTAAACACATCGTTATCCGCCCGCTGGCCTACTGCCGCGAAAAAGACATCGAGCGTTTTGCACAGGCCAAAGAATACCCGATTATTCCATGCAACCTGTGCGGTTCACAGCCGAACCTTCAGCGTCAGGTTATTGGCGACATGCTGCGCGACTGGGACAAACGTTATCCGGGTCGTATCGAAACCATGTTCAGCGCCATGCAGAATGTGGTGCCATCGCACCTGAGCGATACCAGTCTGTTTGATTTCAAAGCGCTGACGCACGATTCTGAAGTGGTTGACGGTGGCGATCTGGCGTTTGACCGGGAAGAGTTGCCGTTACAGCCTGTAGGCTGGCAGCCTGAAGAAGAAGACGGTCAGTTAGATGAACTGCGTCTGAATGTCGTTGAAGTGAAGTAAATGTTATCGCGTCTCAGGCACCCGCCTGAGACGCATTTTACAGGATTATTTCAGCAAACGCGCACGACACGCCTTGCCTTTAATCTTGCCTTTCTGTAACAGTTTAAACGCCTGGTGAGCCACGCCTGCACGTACAGCGACGTATACGTGCGCCGGATGGACATCAATCTTACCGATATCAGCCCCCGCCAATCCCATATCGCCGGTTAATGCACCCAACACATCGCCAGCGCGCATTTTGGCTTTTTTACCACCGTCAATGCACAAGGTCGCCATTTCAGGCTCCAGCGGCACGATGCGCGCTTTTGCCGGTTCTGGCATCCAGTTCAGCTTAATATTCAGCATTTCAGCGAGGATATTGGCACGCTGTGCCTCTTCCGGTGCGCAGAAGCTGACCGCCAGACCGCTGTTACCCGCACGAGCAGTACGACCAATACGGTGTACGTGGACTTCCGGATCCCATGCGAGTTCGTAGTTCACGACCATCGCCAGCGATTTAATATCCAGACCACGCGCGGCCACATCGGTTGCCACCAGGATGCGTGCACTGCCGTTGGCAAAACGCACCAGCGTCTGGTCACGGTCGCGCTGCTCAAGATCGCCGTGCAGCGCAATGGTGCTTTGCCCTGCGGCATTCAGCTCTTCATACACGGCCTGGCAATCTTTTTTAGTGTTGCAGAAGACGACGCATGATGCTGGCTGATGCTGACTCAGCAGCTGTTGCAGCAAGGCGATTTTCCCGTGACGTGGAACATCGAAAAACTGTTGCTCAACCGCAGGCAGTGCATCAACAGAGTCGATCTCAATGGTTTCCGGTTCGCGCTGCACGCGTCCGCTGATTGCCGCAATCGCCTCCGGCCAGGTAGCGGAAAACAGTAGCGTCTGACGTGATGCCGGTGCGAAGCGAATAACTTCGTTAATGGCATCACTAAAGCCCATATCCAGCATGCGGTCCGCTTCATCCATCACCAGCGTTTGCAATGCTTCCAGTGACACGGTGCCTTTCTGTAAATGGTCAAGCAGACGGCCTGGCGTGGCGACAATAATGTGCGGCGCATGCTGCAAAGAGTCACGCTGCGCGCCAAACGGCTGGCCGCCGCAAAGCGTCAGAACTTTAATGTTTGGCAGAAAACGCGCCAGACGGCGGATCTCCCCCGCAACCTGGTCGGCCAGTTCACGCGTCGGGCACAGCACCAGCGACTGGGTCTGGAACAGGCTGGCATCGACGTGTTGTAGCAGGCCAAGACCAAACGCAGCCGTTTTACCGCTGCCGGTTTTTGCCTGCACACGCACGTCCTTGCCAGCAAGGATCGCGGGTAGCGCAGCCGCCTGAACCGGGGTCATGGAGAGATAGCCAAGGTCGTTCAGGTTGTCTAGCTGGGCGGCTGGCAGTGCATTGAGGGTGGCAAAAGCGGTCACAATATTTTCTCGCGAATTAGGGGCTGACGTTCAGCAGGCGCGTATCCTCGCAGATCTCGCAGGCTGATGCGACATAATAATCGATAGGAGGTGTAAGGGTAGCGGAAAACAGGCAAAAAAAAAGCCGACTCTATTAAGCCGGCGTCGTACGAATCAATTGTGCTATGCAGTAATTCAAAAAAAGGAAGTAAGACAATATGGAGCGCAACGCCCATCGCTTGACGTTGCATTCACCTGCGGGAATGATATTGCCTCTATTAAGCTGCTGGTTTATTGACCTCGCTCAAATTAAACCTCGATTTCAGGCTTAAGCGGTCATAAAAAGGTGATTTTTTACAACCATTTACTGCGGTGTAACCACCACGTAACACCACCAATGAGTAATACCAGCATAATACAGAAGAGGGAGAAGCCCATGTGCCAGCCACCGCCTGGAATTCCGCCGAGGTTCACGCCAAACAAACCGGTCAGGAATGTGCTCGGCAAAAATACCATTGCCATCAGCGACATGTTATA containing:
- the hslJ gene encoding heat shock protein HslJ, giving the protein MKKTLFLLAAATLISGCVYNSKVFTGGDQLQHHRFVLESVNGQPVKGNGTPLELSFGEKQLLNKIYISGTMCNGFSGTATLANGELTATDLAMTRKLCTYAKLNELDRTLTTMLRQGAQIDLTESQLTLATADQTLSYKLADLVH
- a CDS encoding DUF333 domain-containing protein, which produces MRAAFLVGCAALLLSACSSEPVQQATAAHVTPGMRAAMSSSGDANCAMIGGTLSAARQLDGSSIGMCALPNGKRCSEQSLAVGSCGSY
- the ompC gene encoding porin OmpC, which encodes MNRKVLALVIPALLAAGAAHAAEIYNKDGNKLDLYGKVDGLHYFSSDSNSDGDQSYVRFGFKGETQINDMLTGYGQWEYNVQANDTENTDASTAWTRLGFAGIKVGDYGSFDYGRNYGVLYDVEGWTDMLPEFGGDSYTKADNYMTGRANGVATYRNNDFFGLVDGLNFALQYQGKNENPGSGEGTNNGDRSVRNANGDGFGISTSYDLGMGVSFAAAYASSDRTNDQINAYDINRQNANGDKADAWTTGLKYDANNVYLAAMYAETRNMTPYGSSTSLNGGGIANKTQNFEVTAQYQFDFGLRPAISYLQSKGKDLDLVNGGTTDKDLVKYLDLGATYYFNKNMSTYVDYKINLLNDNDNGNFYADNGINTDNVVAMGLVYQF
- the ttcA gene encoding tRNA 2-thiocytidine(32) synthetase TtcA; the protein is MQQNQEANKKEQYNLNKLQKRLRRNVGSAIADFNMIEDGDRIMVCLSGGKDSYTMLEILRNLQQSAPISFSLVAVNLDQKQPGFPEHILPEYLEKLGVEYKIVEENTYGIVKEKIPEGKTTCSLCSRLRRGILYRTATELGATKIALGHHRDDILQTLFLNMFYGGKMKGMPPKLMSDDGKHIVIRPLAYCREKDIERFAQAKEYPIIPCNLCGSQPNLQRQVIGDMLRDWDKRYPGRIETMFSAMQNVVPSHLSDTSLFDFKALTHDSEVVDGGDLAFDREELPLQPVGWQPEEEDGQLDELRLNVVEVK
- a CDS encoding transglutaminase-like domain-containing protein; this translates as MERRHFLKGAAALSTLGLVSPVFAKTEAKAQPAVSSSGKYRRFVMTQTYSLKAPEGSSGKVNLWIPIPEETAFQQLLALSFSGNYQTAALNANNRYGAKVLFVTWPASSGPLEIKVEMEIETRDWEVLKDNRLADWQLPVDGVVIPDEIKPFLHATPHIPVDGLVKETALKIIGSEKAPLKQARLIHDWVSTHMHRDDAVIGCGTGDVGEILKTGKLGGKCTDINSVFVALCRAVGIPAREMFGIRLGASRKLDSYSKKAFGSADAQGVAKVSGGQHCRAMFWLAGFGWMPADPADVTKMRLTEKKENGDPAVTAVNDYLFGNWEMNWVGFNHGRDFALSPAAEQGDINNLGYPYAEVDGDPLNFYDPAAFSYDYVSIEQH
- a CDS encoding 2-hydroxyacid dehydrogenase, which codes for MKIAVYSTKQYDKKYLQSVNQAYGFELEFFDFLLTEKTAKTAHGCEAVCIFVNDDGSRPVLEELKNNGVKYIALRCAGFNNVDLDAAKELGLRVVRVPAYSPEAVAEHAIGMMMTLNRRIHRAYQRTRDANFSLEGLTGFTMYGKTAGVIGTGKIGIAALRILKGFGMRLLAFDPYPSAAALELGVEYVDLPTLFAESDVISLHCPLTAENYHLLNTSAFEKMKNGVMIVNTSRGALIDSQAAIEALKTQKIGALGMDVYENERDLFFEDKSNDVIQDDVFRRLSACHNVLFTGHQAFLTAEALTSISETTLENLRQIDTNSDCPNAIA
- the nifJ gene encoding pyruvate:ferredoxin (flavodoxin) oxidoreductase, with the translated sequence MITIDGNGAVASVAFRTSEVIAIYPITPSSTMAEQADAWSGNGLKNVWGDVPRVVEMQSEAGAIATVHGALQTGALSTSFTSSQGLLLMIPTLYKLAGELTPFVLHVAARTVATHALSIFGDHSDVMAIRQTGCAMLCAGSVQEAQDFALISHIATLKSRVPFIHFFDGFRTSHEINKIVPMSDDTIRSLLPHDEIAAHRARALNPEHPIIRGTSANPDTYFQSREATNPWYNAVYDHVEQAMNDFADATGRHYKPFEYYGHPQAERVIVIMGSAIGTCEEVVDELLSQGEKVGVLKVRLYRPFSAEHLLQALPDSVRSVAVLDRTKEPGALAEPLYLDVMTALAEAFNQGLRKTLPRVIGGRYGLSSKEFGPDCVLAIFNELSSAKPKSRFTVGIYDDVTNLSLPLPENTLPSTARLEALFYGLGSDGSVSATKNNIKIIGNSTPWFAQGYFVYDSKKAGGLTVSHLRVSDNPIRSAYLVAQADFVGCHQLQFIDKYQMAERLKPGGIFLLNTPYSADEVWARLPQEVQAVLNQKKARFYVINAAKIARECGLAARINTVMQMAFFHLTQILPGDSALMELQNAIAKSYSSKGQDLVERNWQALALARESLAEVPLQQVNASSPNRPPVVSDAAPDFVKTVTAAMLAGLGDALPVSALPPDGTWPVGTTRWEKRNIAEEIPIWKEELCTQCNHCVAACPHSAIRAKVVSPEAMESAPDSLHSLDVKSRDMRGQKYVLQVAPEDCTGCNLCVEVCPAKDRQNPEIKAINMMSRLDHVEEEKVNYDFFLDLPEIDRSKLERIDIRTSQLITPLFEYSGACSGCGETPYIKLLTQLYGDRMLIANATGCSSIYGGNLPSTPYTTDINGRGPAWANSLFEDNAEFGLGFRLTVDQHRQRVMRLLESFTDNIPAELNDALHSEATPEVRREQVAALRTALAGVEGAEELLTDADALVDKSIWLIGGDGWAYDIGFGGLDHVMSLTENVNILVLDTQCYSNTGGQASKATPLGAVTKFGEHGKRKARKDLGVSMMMYGHVYVAQISLGAQLNQTVKAIQEAESYPGPSLIIAYSPCEEHGYDLALSHDQMRQLTATGFWPLFRFDPRRADEGKIPLALDSRPPSDALAETLMNEQRFRRLNSQQPEVAEQLWKDAAVDLQKRYDFLAQLAGKAEKATPQE
- a CDS encoding heavy-metal-associated domain-containing protein — translated: MKKAVILALMMVTPFGWAADKLVTIDVGEMNCPLCVISINQALRTTDGVIKAKASLKTRQAQVVVPENFDNQQLLAAIAKTGFKGEIHGESVVQ